CCTCTTCGATGACGGCACGGGCCGCCCGGTCGATGTCCTGGCAGGCGGCTCCCGGGCGGACGGCGCGGAAGCCGGCCTCCTGGGCCGCGCGCACGATGTCGTGCACCGCGCGTTCCTCTTCGTCCGGTTCCCCGACGTGGACCGTGCGGGAGGTGTCGGAGCCGTAGCCGTCCTTGAGGCCGCCGAAGTCCAGGACCACCATGTCGCCGTGCTGGATGACGCGCTCGTCGGCCTCGTGGTGCGGGTCGGCGCCGTTCGGTCCCGAGGCGACGATGGTGAAGTCGACCTGGGAGTGGCCGAAGCGGCGCAGCAGGTCGGCGAGATCGGTGGAGACCTCCGACTCCCTGCGGCCGGCGAAGGTGACCTTCCGGATCTCCTCGAACGCCGCGTCGGCGGCCGCTCCGGCAGCGGCGAGCCGCTCCAGTTCCGCCGCGTCCTTGACGGCGCGGAGCATCGGCAGCGCCTCGGTCAGGGCCGCGTACCGGGTGTCGGGCAGCCGTTTCTGCAGGCCGAGCAGGTGCAGCGCCCAGCCGTTGTCACTGATGCCGAAGCGGCCGGCGGGGGCGAGGAGGGGCGCGGCGGCTTCGTAGGGGTTCGTGCCGTCGGTCCACTCGTGGAGGGTCAGCGCGGGCGCGCCGGTCGACTTGGCCGCGTCGGGTGCCTCCAGGGTGGGCACGACGAGCGCCGGGTCCTGTCCGGCCCTGAGCACGAGGAGGGTGAGCCGCTCCGTCTCGACCGGGCGGTATCCGGTCAGCCACACCATGTCGGGTCCCGGCGCCACGAGGACACCGTCCAGTCCGGCGTCGGCGGCGGCGTCGGCGGCACGCCGCATACGGGCCTCGTAGTCGACGGCGGTGAAGGGCGCGGGTGTGGCGGCGGTCATCCATGCCTCCGTGTGTGCGGAGTTCCCCAGAGGGCTACGGGCAGCATCTTCCCCCTCCGCCGGAGCCCGCGCGAGCCGATCCCCGGGGCCGCGCCTGTTTCCCACGACCCCACGCCGGGGCGGGCGGGCCCGCGCCTCGCGAACTCGGAGGCCCGGCTCCGCTCCTCGTCGCCGCGGAACGCTCCGACCGGGGGACGGTGCGAGCCGGCGGCGCCGCCCTCACGTCGCGATGCCCGGGACGGCCGACAGGCGGGCCCGGGTGCCGTTCGCGTGCCGGACGTCGAGGGTGAGGTCCCGGCCGGGCTCGGCGCCGGCGACCGCGTGGGCGAGGTCCGCCGCCGATGAGATCCCCTTGCCACCGACGCCGAGCAGGACGTCTCCGCGGACCAGACCGGCGGTGAAACCGGGACCGGGGGTGTGCACCCCGACGAGCAGGGCACCCCCGCCGTTGGGCGCGTCGACGGCCACCACCCCGAGCGCCGCCCGCCCCGACGCCCCGGTGGCCTTCGCCGGCGGGATCGGGGCGCCGCTGCCGGACGCGGTCGTGGTCCCGCCCGGCCGCGGCGCCGCCGAGGTGCCCGGTCCGCCGGACGGCCCGTGCGCCTGTCCGGCCGCTCCGGCCTGCTTCTGCAGGGCGGCCAGCCTGCTCATGCCGATCACGGTCGCGCCCACCGTGCCGAGCCCCACTCCGGACAGCACCAGCACCACCCCGACGAAGAGGCTGAACAACAGCGTGACCAGCCGCCTGCCCCGGCGCTTCGCCGCGTGCGGTCGCCGGACTCCGCCGGTGGGACGCTCCCCGGTGCCCGGTTCCTGCCCGGGCATCGGCTTGGGACGCAACGCGGTCTGTTCCATGGGGTCGCCTCCGGCGGATGCTCTGCGGATCGCCTGCGGCTTCTGCCCTACCCCGCACTCCGGCGCGCGATGGTTCCCCAACGAGTGAGACTGGCGCCCCTGTTCGAGAAGTCCCCCTCCGGGCCGGTGGTACGGCGTACCTGCACGGTGGCACGACGGAGGGCGGTGCGGGGTCCGTGCGAACCGGACCCCGTACCGCCGACGCTGTCGGTCACAGGGGCTCACCGTTGACTCATCGCGGTGTGCGGGCCGTTCAGAGGGCGACGGGCTCCGCCCGCCAGGCGAACGGCAGGCCGGGAGCCTGGTCGGGCACGAACCCGTGGGCGCGCCGGGCCAGGTCCGCCGCACCGTAACGGCGGCAGTCCTGGTGCCACTTCAGGATGCCGGCCAGCCAGTTCTGCAGCTCGACCACATAGCCCTGCATGATCCCCCGCACCTCCTCCGAGAGCTTGAAGTCCTCGAACAGGATGGGGAATTCGTGGGCCGCGACGTGCTGGAACTGCTCCATGCGCTGGGTCATCAGATCGTGGATGATGCCGAGCGCGCTCGGATAGTCGCAGCCGAAGAAGTTCTGCACGACGAGGATGCCGTTGTGGACCTCCCCCTCGTACTCGATCTCCTTCTGGTACGAGAACACGTCGTTCAGGAGCATGGCGTAGTCCATGGCCGCGTTCTCCAGCGAGCGGACGGGGCCGCTGCGGTACACCTCCGGCGGGACGGCGGGGCCGTGGCCGAGCCGGCACAGGCCCATCGTCAGGTCGGAACCGAAGGTGGCCCGGCGCATCTCCAGGTAGTCGATCGGGTCCGGGATGCGGTTCTGGATCTGGTTGGACAGCTCCCACAGCCAGCTCTCGGTCATCACGTCCACCGACGCGCGCACGGTCCTGCGTGCCTCCGGTGGCATCTCCGCGGTGGTGCGCCGCCACAGGTCGATCAGTCCGCGCTCCATCGCGTTGACCGGTACGGGGACCTCGTCGCCGTCGATGGGCATGCAGGCCGACAGACGCGCGGTGGTCAGCTTCGCGGCGGCCAGGTCGCGGCGGTTGCCGAACAGCAGCGGGTAGTAGTCGTCGCCGTACGTGCCCCAGGCGAGCCACTGCGAACTGAGGTCCAGCGCCTCGGGCGTGGCGTCGGGATGGATGCCGGCCGCGCAGAGCGGCAGGTCGTAGGCGATGAGCTTGTCCTCGTCCCAGACGCCCTCCTGGAGCATGCCCGTGCCGTACATCCAGCCGGTGAGCCGCTCGCGGGCCCCGGCGAGGTGCGGACTGAGGGTGACCTCGAACGGCATGTGGAAGTCGGGAAGTTGGGAGGGCCCGACCTTCTGGAACGGGACGTGGGTGTACGCGCGCATCCGCTCGGCACCGGCCGCGGACAGCAGACCGCCGATGTCCGCGGCGGACGTGCCGAGACCGCCCATGGCGAAGGGCCGCGGCTCGTCCGTGGCGCCCTGGTTCATGTAGCGGCTGGAGCGCATGTGCCACTCGTGGCCGCCGGACTGCCAGTCCACGAGTCCCTGCGTGTACGCGGCGACCGCGCCGACCTCCGGCGGGGTGAGTCCCTTCTCCAGGGCCAGCGCGGGCACTTCGGTGAGCGCCGTGTGCTCGAACTGGTGCAGCCGTGAGGTGAGGATGTCGTTGACGGTCTCGGCGGCCTCCTGGGTCGTGCAGCCGAAGAACGTCTCCAGGACCAGGACCCCGTTGCTCAGTTCGCCCTCGTCCTCCACCTCGCGCTGGTAGGAGAAGAGGTCGTTGCGCAGATGGACGCCGTCCGAGAACGTCTCCATCAGGACGCGCAGCGGCCTGGTCTCGGCGACGGACGCCGGGACCTCGGCGGTGGCGTACTCGACGAGACCGGCGGACCAGGGCGCGCCGCCGACCTTGCGGCGCATCTCGATGTACTCGACGGGGTTGGAGACCCGCCCTTCGTTGATGTTGGACAGCTCCCACATCGACTCGTTCAGCAGGTGCTCGGTGGAGACCGCGAACCGCCTGCGCCAGTCCTCCGTCATCGCGGGCACGGTGCGCGCCCACAGGTCGGCGAGGCCGGCCTCGACCGGGTTCTCCGGCTCCGGTACGGGAGTCGACAGGTCGAGCGGCATGAACAGCGGCAACCGGTCGAGGTAGGCCTTGCCGCCCTCGCGGTCCTGCGTGCGCTTGAAGGTCTCCAGGAAGTGGTCGTCGAAGAAGAACACCCACACGTACCAGTCGGTGATCAGGGAGAGGGCCGGTCCGTCGCAGTCGGGGTGGGTGTACGCGCACAACAGGCCGTAGTCGTGGGCGTCGAGGTCGGACTGCTCCCAGATGCCTGAGCCTTCCAGCATGCCCATTCCGCGGGCCCAGTCGACGGTGTGGGCCCGCGCCTCGTCCAGATGCGGGTTCAGCCGGGCGGTGTACGGCATGTAGAAGTGCGGGAGTTCGAACGGCTGCGTCATGGCCGGGCCCTACCCACGGCCCCGCGCGGGCATCCGCGGGCCCGGACATGATCACACCATCGCGTGAATCGGTGCGAAAGCCGCGCACGGCGGCGCGGTTTCGGGTCCGGCGGCGGGACCTGGGACCGGCCCGCGTCCTAGCGTCGCGCCTGGATCAGCGCGTGGGTGCCTCCGGTTCGCCAGCGGCCGCCCTCGGCCGCGTCGAGGGCGGCCTCGGTGGCGGGGGCGAGCCCGACGACGACATCGGACTTGAGGGTGCGCAGCGCCGCCACCGCTCCGGGGAAGTACGCGGTGGCCTCCGCGAACGGGGTGGTGGCCGGATGGAGGCGGTCGCCGATGAGGCGCCGGTAGTTGAGGTCGCCCTTCATGACGGTGACGTCGGCCGCGGCGAACTCCTGCCGGAGGTCCTCGGGCAGGTCGGCGTACGGGAGCGGGGCGCAGGCGAAGGGGTGCGCGCGCAGGGTGAGCCGGCCGTCGGCGAGGGCCGCCCAGAGCCGTCGGCCCGCCTCGCCCGCCGCTCCGTCGGCCGCGGTGAGCCGGCGCAGCGCGTCGAGGACGTCGGCGGTGGTGGCGTCGGAGACGTAGTAGGGGTACGGCTTCAGGTGCAGGACGGCGCGTCGGGCCCGGCCGTGGCGGAGCAGGTGGTCGACGAGGAGCAGGTCGGGGACGAGCTCGCGGCCCGCGTTGTCCGCGACCAGGCAGAGCGTGCCTCCGGTGATGAGGGAGCGCAGCATCGTGCCGTCGTCCGCGACGAGTTGGGAGTCGGCCGTGGACTCGCCCCCGGCGGCCTGCAGCCGGAAACCGAGGTCGGCCCGGTTGCCCCACAGCGAACCGTGCAGGAGTGCCTCCTCCTGTTCCTCGACCGGCCGGGGTCCGAGGTCGTCCAGCGCGGCGAGTTCCTCTTCGGCCTCCGCACTGTCCAGTTCGGCGAGTTTGAAGGGCCGGAAGGGGTCGATGCCCTGCCACGGACCGGGTGTGAAGTAGTCGACCGCTTCGAGGAGTCGGCGGTAGAAGTAGCTCTCGGACCAGAGGAAGGGCACGTCGAACCAGGAGCGGCCGTAGTACGCCCTGCCGCCCCAGGCGTCCCACCGGGCGCGGTCCGGCGCCGAGGCAGGGAGCGGTTCGATCACGCCCTCGGAGCTGTTCGTGAGCAGCGCGGCGAGCGCACGGCGCTGCTCGGGTCCGTACGGGAAGGCGTCCTCGACCTTCGCGAGGAGGGCCGGATGCCGTTCGGCCAGCACGCTCCACGGGAACGAGCCGCGCACCGAGGAGACGACCACCGGGGCGTCGTCGGGGGCGTCGGACGGGGCGGTGGCGTCGGGATCGGGCATGCCGTTCACCGTACCGGCCGGGCGGGACCGGCCCGCCGTGGCGGGGGCGCGCCGGACGCCGCTCCCCCGGAGGGCCCAGCGCCGGCCCGGGTGCGGCCGCCCCCGGCCTGAACACACGGCACGGCGGCCCCGTACTTCACGGTGCCCCGCGCGGGGACCGTCCGGTCGCCCGCGGTGGCACGCCGCTTCGCCGACGCACCGAGGAGACCTCCGGATGACCGCCTACCGCACCGCCACCGCGGCCGCTGTCGCCCTGGCGGCCCCGCTGCTCCTCACGACGTGGGCCGCGGTCCCCGCATCGGCGCACGGCGCCCCGACGTCACCGGTCAGCAGGGTGTTCGCGTGCTCTCCCGAGGGCGGCGGCCTGAACCGGACGAACGCCTGCCGGGCCGCGATCGCCGCGAACGGCGCGCCCTTCACCGCGTGGGACAACCTGCGGGTGGGCGGTGTGAACGGCCGGGACCGCTCGGTGATTCCGGACGGCAAGCTGTGCAGCGGTGGCCTGCCCGCCTACAAGGGGCTCGATCTGGCGCGCGCCGACTTCCCGTCCACGCGTCTGACGCCCGGCGCGTCCTTCACCCTCGCCTACAGCTCGACGATCCCGCACACGGGGACCTTCAAGCTCTTCCTGACGAAGCCCGGTTACGACCCGACACGCCCCCTGCGGTGGTCGGATCTGCCGACGCAGCCGTTCGCGACGGCCACCGACCCGGCGCTCGTCGACGGCGCGTACCGCATCCGGGCGAAGCTGCCGTCCGACCGCACCGGCCGCCAGATGCTGTTCACCATCTGGCAGAACACCAGCACGACGGACACGTACTACTCCTGCTCGGACGTGGTGCTCTCCGGAGCGCGCGCGGCGTCCACGCCGACCCGGACCGCGTCGGCGAAGGCGGGCACGTCGGCCGGCGGCAGGAGCACGCACACCCACACGTCGTCCCCGTCGGTGGCGTCGTCGGCCGGCCGGACGCCGAAGCCCTCGCCGTCCGACTCGCCCTCCCTGGTGACCTCGTCACCCACCGAGTCGGCGGGCACCGACCACCTGACGCCCGCCGCCGACAGCACGTCCGGCGGCGGCGGCGCGACCCTCCCCCTGGCCGCCGGAGCCGCGGCGGCGCTGCTGCTCACCGGCGGGGTCGCCGTCACCCTGCGCCGCCGCCGCTGATCCCGGAGGCCGCTCGGCACCACCCCCGCGCGATCGTCACCTGCGACAATCGCAACAGGACGTCATCTCGTTCGGAGATGGGCCGGCCGGGGCCGGTGACGGGCTGCTTCGGGAGTGGAGATGGATCTGCGGCAGATGGAGGTCGTCGTCGCGGTGGCCGAGGAGGGCGGATTCACCGCGGCCGCCCAGCGGCTGCACGTGGTGCAGTCCGCCGTGTCGAGCACGGTCCGCGCGCTGGAACGGGAGCTGGGAACGCCCCTGTTCGACCGCACCACGCACCGGGTGTCGCTGACCGCGGCCGGTGAGGCGTTCGTCCCCGCCGCGCGGCTGGCACTGCGGGCGGCGGAGCAGGCCCGGGCGGCCGTCGACCTGGCGCGGGGACAACTGCGCGGGAGGCTCACCGTGGGCACGATGCAGGGTGTCTGGGCCGACCTCCACAAGCCGCTGGCCGCGCTGCGCGCCGAGCATCCGGGCGTGGTGGTGCGGCTGCGGCAGGCCGCGGTGACCGACATCCGGCAGGCGCTGCGCGAGGGCACGGTCGACCTGGCCGTGGTCGCGCTGGACCGGCAGCAGCAGCGCGGTCTGGTGACCCGGCTGCTCTCCCACGAGGAGATGGTGCTGGTCTCCGCCCCGCGGCGGACGCTCGCCACGTCCGGCCCCGACGGTGCGGTCACGCTCGCCGAGACGGCGCGGCTGCCGCTCGTGGACTTCGTGCCCGGCTGGGCGATCCGGCTCTCCGTGGACCGGGCGTTCCGCGCGGCCGCGGTGGAACGGGAGACGACCTTCGAGGTCAACGACATCGTCGCCGCGGCCGAACTCGTCCGCAACGACCTCGGCGTCTGCGTCATGCCCGCCTCGATCGCCGCGCGGTTCCCCGACCTCGGCACCCACGCGTTCGACCGGCACGCGCCGCACTGGAAGGTCATGCTGGTACGACCCGCAGGCGAGCCCCCGCCGGTGGTCGCCGCGCTGCTGCGCCACATGACCTGAGGACCCGTCAGACGGTCGGCCGTACGGAGTTGTTCACGCGGATCCGGCCTCGACGGGCGGTACGGGCTGCGGGGTCATGCGGTGCAGCCCCTTGCGGTCGTAGTAGCGGGTCATCGCGAAGCCGAAGAGGAGGCCGATCGCGGTGCCGACGCCGATCATCAGCCAGGCCCGGTAGAGGCCCGCGTCGGCCCGCGCGTCGAAGAAGAGGATGGCCCGCACTCCGTCGCTCAACTGCCGCATGGGCTCGAAGATCGAGAGGAAGCGGTAGAAGCCGGGGACGGCCTGGAGCGGCACGGTGGCACCCGAGGACGGCAGGCCCAGCACGATGAACACGAACATCGACACGAGCTGCCCGATGCCGCCGAACGCCGCGTTGATCGCCTGCACACCCAGCCCGACGGCGAGGCTCGCGCAGTACGAGTAGATCCACAGCAGAGGCAGGTGGGTGGCGTCCATGCCGAGGATCGCCACGGTGGCCAGCATGACCAGGGAGACCGTCAGCAGGGTGATCCCCACGGTCATGCCCATCTTCAGGAGCAGCGTCTGCGTGCGGTTGATCGGCACGGTCGGCCGGCGGGTGTGCCAGGGGCCGATCTCGCTGTCGGCGTAGCCGAGGGCCGTGTCGACGCCGGTGCTGATGAGGTTGGCGCCGAGGAACCCGGCGAGCACCAGGAGCAGGGTGTAGTAGAAGGCGCTCAGCCCGAGGCCGCTGTGCCGTCCGATGGGGTGTCCGACGCGGGTGACGACCTGGACGGGTTGGGCGAGGAGCAGGCGTGTGGTGGGGTCGGCCTTCGCGGTCGCGGGGGACGCCGTCAGCTGTTTGCCGATGGTGGCCGAGGCCTGCTGCGCCGCGGCCGTGGTGATGCGGCTCGCCAGGGAGGAACCGAGGCTGCCCATACCGGGGTTGGTCAGCACCGTCAGGGTGGGCCGCTTCGTGGCGTTCGCCGTCGTGAGGGCCGCGAGGGAGTCGGTGAAGTTCGTCGGGACCTCGAGGGCGCCGTAGATCTTCCCGGAGGCGAGTTCGTCCTGCGCCTCGGCGGGGGTCAGCCGGCGCCACTCGACCGTGTCGGACGTGCCGTCGGAGACGATGGCGGTGGTGACCTGGGTGCCGACGTTCTGGCGCTGCCCCGGGAGCGGCTTGCCGAGGTCCGCGTTGACGAGCCCGATCGGCAGGTCGTGCAGGTTCCGCTCCGGGTTGACGATGCCGCCCATGTAGAGCAGCGACAGCAGCAGGGCGAGCAGCGCCGTCAGTACGGTGGGGAAGATCCACAGCTTCGGCCGCGTCAGCAACGCGCCGGCCCGGGCCCCACCCCCCGACCCCCGCGGCCCTCCTCCGGCCCCCGACCCGACACCGCCGCTCCCGGCACTGCCGCCACCGCCGCCGCTGAGGAGGGCATCACCGGTCGCGTCTCCGACCGGGTCACCGACGGGGTCACGATGGCCGTCGTCGTCGGGGTGCTTGCTGTCGGCGTCCATGCTTCTCCATAGGGTCCGGGCGGCACGGGACCGTCGGGGGCGCGCGGCCCGGCCGGGGATCCGGGGCCGCAGGTCAGGCCAGGATCGGTCGTCCCCGGGCATCACGGCCGCCGACGCGCCGACCGACCGGTTGACGGCCGCGATAACCTGACGGGCACTCGGACACGGGCCACACCGGATGACGCGGCGGTCCGTGGAGGGGGCGAACGGGGTGCGGGGCGCGAGTGTGGCACACGCTTCGAAATCGGTCTTCTGTCCGGCATGCCGTGTTCGCACCTCCCGCAGCATCTGCCGGATCAGGGGGATGCGGCTGACTGAGACCGCGGTCGCCTTGGATGATTGCGAGCACAACCAAATCGGCACTGTCCGTGGATGCTTGGGCCGGCGCCTGACGCAGCCCGGAATCTGAAGCGACCACGGGGAGAATGGTGCGCAAGAGCAGGGAGATGCGTAAGTTCGCCGACACGCTCATCGATCCCATCCGGGTGAAGCTCCCCGCGGACCCCGAGGACGTGTTCGCCGGGCTGGTCGCGTCGGTCAACCAGTGGCGCGGTCGCCCCGTCTTCGTCCACCGGGCTCCCTTTCCCCCGCACACCGCGACCGGTCTCTGGCTCGAACGCGACACCTACGACGACGTCATCATCGAGGAACGCGCCATCGGGTGGCACCAGATCGTGATCCTCGCCCACGAGGTGTGGCACATGAAGCAGGGGGACGCGGCGCCTCCGCACCGGGCGGCCACCGGTGACGGAGACCAACCGGCCGCCGCCCGGACCGACTTCGTCCTGTCGGCCGAGCAGGACGCCGACCAGTTCGGCATGTTGGTCGGCCGTCGCCTCAGGGCACTCCTGGAGGCGACGGAGAACTCGGTCCTCGGGGCCGGGCCGGACACCTCGGACGACCTCGCCGGCCGGATCGGGGCCGCCCTCAACTACCGCGGAACCCGGCGATGAGCGGCCTCATCAACTACGCGAGCTGCGGGGTGCTCTGGCTCGGCCTGACGATCAAGGCCCCGGATCTCGTGCGCCACCGGCACGACCCCATCCTGCGGGTGATCTGCGCGGTCATGGCACTGGCCGGCCTCTGCTTCGTCCTCGGCTCGCCCCCGACCGTCGGCGCCATCAACCGAGTCACCGGCGTACCCAACCTCGCGGCTCCCCTGACCTACGCGTCCATCACCGCCTACAGCGCGACCTCCCTCGTCCTGATCGTCTACTGGAAGGGCGGCCCCGGTGTCCGCCGGATCGCCCGGTACCTGATGGCCGGCTACGGCACCGTGATCGTCGGCGTCGCGGTTCTGTTCGCCCTCGGCGACACACCGGCGGAGCGCCGTACCGACTTCGACACCTACTACGCGCAGACGCCGTTCGTCGCCGGGGCGATCGTGCTGTACCTCGTGGCCCACCTGGCCGCCGTGGTGACGACGGCGTCGTGGTCGCTGCGCTGGGCCCGGGAGGTGGGCGGCTGGCTCCGGGCCGGGCTGCTCACCCTGGGAACGGGCACCGTGGTCGGCGCGGGCTACAGCCTGTGCAAGCTGACGGCCGTCGTCGCCCGCTGGTGCGGCGCCGACTGGGCCTCGCTCGGGACGAAGTTCGCTCCCGGGTTCGCCGGCCTCGGCGCCCTCCTGACGGTCGCCGGCATTCTGGTTCCGTGGGCCGGGCCGAGCCTGATGACATGGCTGCTGCCGTGGCGGACCTACCGGCGGCTCGCGCCGCTGGAACACGAACTGGAGGCGGTCCTCGCCGAGCGGAGTCTTCGCCTGCCCCGCCCGTGGCCGTCCTCCCCGGCGGCGTTGTTGATCTGGCGTCAGACCAGCATCCACAACGCGCTGAGTTACCTCGACGCCCTCTTCGCCCGTGACGTGTTCGAGCAGGCGCACGACCGGACGATGGAGGCCACCGGTGACCGGGAGCGGGCGCAGGCGGCCGGATGGGCGGCGGCGATCGCCGCGGTCATGCGGGACGTACGCGACGGACGGCCACCCGCCGCTCCGGGCGGCGGCAGTCCGGTCGCCGAGGCACCCGACGCCGCCGCACTCGTCCGCATCGCCGAGGCCCTGATTCCGGCGGACGGCGCCGCGGCCGCCCGCCCGCGGCGGAGCGGCCGCACGGGACACCGCACGACCGCGACGTCCCCCGCACCGGCGACGCCCTCCAGCACCCGGGGCGCTGAACGGAGTCCTCACGCATGAGCCTGGTCGTGTACCTCGCGGCGGCCCTTCTCGCTCTCACCTGCGTCCTGCTGTTCCGCCGGCCGCGCTCGGCCCTCCGCAATCCGCTGACGGCGTCCACCTGCGCCGTGGTCGCGATCGGCGCGGTGTGCTTCACCTGCTCCGCACCGATCACGCTGGCGACGGTGAACCGCCTGACGGGGATACCCAACTTCGGCGCCCCGCTGACCTACGGCATGATCTCCGCGTACAGCTGCAGCTGGGTCGTCCTGCTCGTCCAGTGGAGGGGCGGCCCGCCCGCCCTGCTCCGGCGGATGACCCTGGTCGGTACCGTCGTGTACGGCCTGCTGATCGTCGCGATCATCGTGCTGTTCACGCTCGCGGACGCCGGCACCGAACGGCTGCGGGACCTCGACACCTACTACGCGAACACGCCGTACATGCGCGAGATGATCGTGCTCTACCTGGTCGGCCACGGAGCCTGCACCCTGGTCATGGGCGTCGTCTGCCTCCGGTGGATGCGTGAGGTGACGGGACCGCTGCGGACCGGGCTGCGGCTCATCGTCGTCGGTCTCGTCTTCGACCTCGTGGGCTTCGAACTCGCGAAGATCACCGCCGTCGTCGCACGGTGGCTGGGTCACGACCTCGACTTCCTCTCCACCACGCTCGCCCCGCCCGTGGTGTCCGTCGGTGCCCTGTTCTGCTCCGCCGGGTTCATGCTCCCCCGCCTCCTCCCCCCGGCGATCACCCACTGGCGCAGCCTGGGCGACTACCGCACGCTGACCCCGCTG
The window above is part of the Streptomyces sp. NBC_01428 genome. Proteins encoded here:
- a CDS encoding MAB_1171c family putative transporter, translated to MSLVVYLAAALLALTCVLLFRRPRSALRNPLTASTCAVVAIGAVCFTCSAPITLATVNRLTGIPNFGAPLTYGMISAYSCSWVVLLVQWRGGPPALLRRMTLVGTVVYGLLIVAIIVLFTLADAGTERLRDLDTYYANTPYMREMIVLYLVGHGACTLVMGVVCLRWMREVTGPLRTGLRLIVVGLVFDLVGFELAKITAVVARWLGHDLDFLSTTLAPPVVSVGALFCSAGFMLPRLLPPAITHWRSLGDYRTLTPLWREVRWAATTPKPEPSWWELPHARLQRLEVSIHDALLALTPHFDDQVRRISLTTALHDGKTPRQARVIAEAAMLADAARHADSPDGAPLGTSSGCRLRTLDGLGTRGLVELAQELGQSPVVAAARQGSVAASRE
- a CDS encoding MAB_1171c family putative transporter, encoding MSGLINYASCGVLWLGLTIKAPDLVRHRHDPILRVICAVMALAGLCFVLGSPPTVGAINRVTGVPNLAAPLTYASITAYSATSLVLIVYWKGGPGVRRIARYLMAGYGTVIVGVAVLFALGDTPAERRTDFDTYYAQTPFVAGAIVLYLVAHLAAVVTTASWSLRWAREVGGWLRAGLLTLGTGTVVGAGYSLCKLTAVVARWCGADWASLGTKFAPGFAGLGALLTVAGILVPWAGPSLMTWLLPWRTYRRLAPLEHELEAVLAERSLRLPRPWPSSPAALLIWRQTSIHNALSYLDALFARDVFEQAHDRTMEATGDRERAQAAGWAAAIAAVMRDVRDGRPPAAPGGGSPVAEAPDAAALVRIAEALIPADGAAAARPRRSGRTGHRTTATSPAPATPSSTRGAERSPHA